A single genomic interval of Spinacia oleracea cultivar Varoflay chromosome 6, BTI_SOV_V1, whole genome shotgun sequence harbors:
- the LOC130463907 gene encoding uncharacterized protein yields the protein MKPWFETPGGEPTDQFYPTIDLLCGESVATDSAKDGGDLGYRAFKDLITPADRPQGQIDAPAAQHFNDLYKAVQSSMDLYYVYRWNQLQLTQNNIDMADLRKRAEDAESLLEDSKKKLDAAASDLEAANKRLSDIEPKLQAEAERADGLDQQLASINASLPGVKKSAAKKAVDKLLQSDWFNDILTLRHNGGWCAAHRVVCHVKKLDEDGWQEFEDGYEEKELYKVATGFEPQELPEAVICNANQRTLPPLDVPEAAYWSDDEPAV from the exons ATGAAGCCATGGTTCGAGACTCCTGGCGGCGAACCTACCGACCAGTTTTATCCCACCATTGACCTGTTGTGTGGGGAGTCGGTGGCTACTGATTCGGCTAAGGACGGTGGCGACTTAGGCTACCGTGCCTTTAAAGATTTGATTACGCCTGCTGACAGGCCACAAGGTCAGATTGATGCCCCTGCTGCTCAACACTTTAATGACCTCTACAAG GCCGTTCAGTCCAGCATGGACCTGTACTACGTTTACCGCTGGAACCAGCTGCAGCTGACTCAGAATAACATTGATATGGCCGATTTGAGGAAGCGGGCTGAGGATGCTGAGTCTTTGCTGGAAGACAGCAAGAAGAAGTTGGATGCTGCGGCTTCTGATTTGGAGGCGGCTAATAAACGGCTCAGTGATATTGAGCCAAAGCTGCAGGCTGAGGCTGAGAGAGCAGACGGTTTGGATCAACAGCTGGCAAGTATTAATGCAAGCTTGCCGGGCGTAAAGAAATCTGCCGCCAAGAAAGCCGTTGATAAACTTCTCCAGTCTGACTGGTTTAACGACATTCTGACTTTGCGCCATAACGGCGGTTGGTGTGCTGCACATCGGGTCGTTTGCCATGTGAAGAAGCTGGACGAGGATGGCTGGCAAGAGTTTGAAGATGGTTATGAGGAGAAAGAGTTGTATAAGGTTGCAACCGGCTTTGAGCCTCAGGAGCTACCCGAGGCGGTGATTTGCAATGCTAATCAGAGGACCCTGCCTCCTTTGGATGTTCCGGAAGCAGCTTATTGGTCTGATGATGAGCCTGCCGTTTGA
- the LOC130463615 gene encoding uncharacterized protein, whose protein sequence is MDFSQKDGKKSKKSQEKATTPQPATTSKFQPSLLNPVHPSQAQSVISPITKNTSIPAQREFTVEDDEELEIESPAREQPKTPLEQTLQERLSPLSEVFTGEQLKTLSAVMAALSELPASQQPGSVSSLRKTRPTVPQLPVRDLLTALNQENTPEKRKRSDPAETEWPETEQVPIAEYERRAPVLQIARRQTIQPKDSPLCREILEERMERIKIPTGRYDGTTDPEDHCTTFEQHMMLYTDSDVMWCKVFPSTLLGVAASWYKGIEAHSIYSFRQLQASFLSRFVSKQKRKKSSGELMSFAQRDREPLRDYLTRFNNESITIPNLQQEVAVLALMRGMQECEFKKYLSRKSYTNLGDVLHKANEYIRGDEMMKISNVVVATGGNVGYNPGYNPQTGKGGNNFNQSNNQQGAGQRNQNNRNANPQRQRSRQDRRESRGLFDNYTPLNTPRTAIYNINNKMDGWRRPPPMQSRERNVKKFCDFHNEHGHLTEDCRDLKDNIEDMVRKGYFSQYRARQGNGNNNSVGGNPTNSYRPQQQNQQQYPRIEQPYQPPRIEQKQPETSARAEQRDGGKKPPVYVISGGPVHGGTISGASRSLEEHRHMVNFHNTRVWPNPPSIPVMTFSESDCRGIIFPHDDPLVLTIDIANADVNRVLVDGGSSANIIFWEAFKQLHIPEDELQRVNYPVIGFSGSTVYPEGSIRLPVKIGEGSEMRDLMVDFLIIKVPAAYNVIIGRPFIHDVQAVVSTYHLTMIYMSNLERPAKIRGSQLAARSCYLTALRTPGRMVPEVNLTTEPARQEIHLTTKPARQEQLSKRKNCTKRGRTDLNMEHFDERPVSAPRPMPDGLTENIELEAGNMDRTVVIGTEMGSDMKVNLISLLREHADIFAFSADEMPGIDPEIMVHRLNADRNVRPVRQKKRNFSTEKMTAIQEEVDKLLAAGFIEPCDYPEWLANVVMVKKSSGSWRMCVDFTNLNRACPKDFYPLPRIDRLVDSTSGHAMLSFLDAFSGYHQVSLHKSDRKKAAFITDAGVFCYKAMSFGLKNAGATYQRLVDKVFADQKGRNVEVYVDDSIVKSRKEEDHVSDLRETFETLRKYRMKLNPKKCVFGVRSGKFLGFLVSERGIDANPEKVEAIINLPQPKSVKDIQRLTGKMAALNRFVSKSADKQMPFFTTLRQNKKFKWGPAEQEAFEALKSHLKNLPTIARAKEGGKLQLYISASPKTVAAVLVAETENKGQQPVYFVSHVLNGPETRYTLVEKMAYAVLIAARKLRPYFDAHTIEVLTNFPLEKAISKLDTSGRLLKWAIELSEFDLEFRPRTAIKAQALADFIVEASYQEDEVQAEVWDVSVDGSAAQTGSGAGIIMKSPAGDIFEYAIKFTFNASNNEAEYEAAIAGIQMCLAADAKRVILTTDSQLVASQFSGEYEAKEPSMVKYLEKLRSVSAQLEKFSINLVPRAENTLADALSKLASSNVADLKRTVMMEVMNKRSTESEIIQVMAITTTSEWYDNIQTYIQTGALPADFAEAKKTRRDSVWYIILWGRLYKKSFSLPFLRCLTAFESATLIEEMHEGTCGNHAGGKPLAIICQRQGYYWPTMLEDCRAYVKKCEKCQKFSAVINLPANDLMPILNPIPFAQWGMDIVGPFPMAAGGRKFLIVAVDYFTKWIEAEPVAKITANQVKKFIWKNIITRFGLPQAIVFDHGSQFDCAPIQCFLGLYRVKLAHSSVCHPQSNGQAEAANKQILAALKKKLEDCKGKWADLMPEILWCNRTAIKEATGESPFKLSFGSEAVIPAEMALPTMRIQHYDEERNDQLLRHQLDFMPEIRMKAEVSSAAYKSRMSRAYNKKVKHRPLGVGDLVLRRTAATGKGNAQGKLTANWEGPYQIWEEIVPGSYRLMQMDGTALKNSWNASTLRKYYV, encoded by the coding sequence ATGGATTTCTCACAGAAAGACggtaaaaaatcaaagaaaagtcaAGAAAAAGCAACAACCCCACAACCGGCGACAACCTCCAAGTTCCAACCCTCACTTCTAAACCCCGTCCATCCGTCACAAGCACAATCAGTTATCAGCCCAATAACAAAAAACACCTCGATACCGGCACAAAGGGAATTTACAGTGGAGGACGATGAGGAGTTAGAAATAGAAAGCCCTGCCAGAGAGCAACCGAAAACTCCGCTGGAACAGACGCTGCAGGAACGCCTGTCTCCCCTGTCGGAAGTATTCACGGGAGAGCAACTGAAAACACTGTCAGCGGTGATGGCCGCTTTGTCAGAACTACCAGCCTCGCAGCAGCCAGGGTCAGTCAGCAGTCTAAGAAAGACCAGGCCGACGGTTCCCCAGTTACCTGTTAGGGATCTCCTAACCGCCCTGAATCAAGAAAACACCCCAGAAAAAAGAAAGCGCTCGGATCCGGCGGAAACAGAATGGCCGGAAACAGAGCAAGTCCCCATTGCGGAATACGAACGAAGAGCGCCGGTTCTACAGATAGCTAGACGGCAGACAATCCAGCCAAAGGATTCTCCCCTGTGCCGAGAAATTCTAGAAGAAAGGATGGAAAGGATAAAAATCCCGACAGGGAGATACGATGGGACGACAGATCCGGAGGATCACTGCACCACATTCGAACAGCACATGATGCTGTACACTGATTCTGATGTCATGTGGTGCAAAGTGTTCCCATCCACACTCCTAGGAGTTGCAGCGAGCTGGTATAAGGGCATAGAGGCACACTCCATATACAGCTTCCGACAGCTGCAGGCGTCGTTTTTGTCACGATTTGTGAGCaaacagaagagaaagaaatcATCGGGAGAGTTGATGTCGTTCGCTCAAAGAGATAGAGAGCCGTTAAGGGATTATCTCACCCGCTTTAACAACGAGTCAATCACTATCCCCAATTTGCAGCAGGAGGTTGCCGTTCTGGCTCTTATGAGGGGAATGCAAGAGTGCGAATTCAAGAAATATCTCAGCCGAAAGTCATACACCAATCTGGGTGACGTCCTGCACAAAGCCAACGAGTACATCAGGGGGGATGAAATGATGAAGATCTCCAATGTGGTAGTGGCAACCGGCGGAAATGTCGGGTACAATCCAGGCTATAACCCACAGACGGGAAAAGGAGGAAACAATTTTAATCAGAGCAATAATCAGCAAGGGGCAGGGcagagaaaccagaataacagaAATGCCAATCCACAAAGGCAGAGAAGCCGGCAAGACAGAAGGGAGTCCAGAGGACTCTTTGATAACTACACTCCGCTGAACACACCGCGGACGgcaatttataacataaacaaCAAGATGGATGGCTGGAGAAGGCCGCCACCAATGCAGAGTAGGGAAAGGAATGTCAAGAAATTCTGTGACTTCCATAATGAGCACGGCCACCTAACAGAGGACTGCAGAGACctcaaagacaacattgaggatatGGTCAGAAAGGGGTATTTCTCACAGTATAGGGCAAGGCAGGGAAATGGTAACAACAACTCGGTGGGAGGAAACCCTACCAATTCATACCGACCACAAcagcaaaatcaacaacaataccCTAGAATCGAGCAACCATATCAGCCGCCTAGAATCGAGCAAAAACAGCCGGAAACCAGTGCCAGAGCAGAACAGAGGGATGGCGGGAAAAAACCACCCGTGTATGTAATTTCTGGCGGCCCAGTCCACGGAGGGACAATAAGCGGCGCCAGTAGAAGCTTGGAGGAACACAGGCACATGGTAAACTTTCATAACACAAGAGTGTGGCCTAACCCACCCAGCATACCAGTGATGACATTCTCGGAATCGGATTGCAGAGGCATCATTTTCCCGCATGATGACCCACTAGTTCTTACAATTGATATAGCAAATGCCGATGTGAACAGAGTACTGGTAGACGGCGGCAGCTCAGCAAACATCATCTTCTGGGAAGCTTTCAAACAATTGCACATACCAGAGGACGAACTTCAAAGGGTAAACTACCCAGTAATCGGTTTCTCGGGATCTACAGTGTACCCAGAGGGTAGTATAAGGCTGCCGGTGAAAATCGGAGAAGGATCCGAAATGCGAGATCTCATGGTGGATTTCCTAATCATTAAAGTGCCAGCGGCCTACAATGTGATCATCGGTCGCCCATTCATACATGACGTGCAGGCGGTAGTCTCCACCTATCACTTGACAATGATATATATGTCGAACCTGGAAAGGCCGGCAAAGATAAGGGGAAGTCAGTTGGCGGCAAGGTCCTGTTACTTGACTGCTTTGAGAACACCGGGAAGAATGGTCCCAGAAGTGAACTTGACCACTGAGCCGGCAAGGCAAGAGATACACTTGACTACTAAGCCGGCAAGGCAAGAACAACTGTCAAAAAGAAAGAACTGCACAAAAAGGGGTCGAACCGACCTAAACATGGAACACTTTGATGAAAGGCCGGTATCAGCACCAAGACCAATGCCAGATGGTCTGACAGAAAATATCGAGCTGGAGGCTGGAAACATGGATAGAACAGTCGTGATCGGTACGGAAATGGGGAGTGACATGAAGGTCAACCTCATAAGCTTGCTGAGAGAGCACGCTGACATCTTCGCATTCTCGGCGGATGAGATGCCTGGTATCGATCCAGAGATAATGGTTCACCGATTAAACGCCGACAGAAATGTTAGGCCTGTACGGCAGAAAAAACGTAATTTCTCCACGGAAAAAATGACAGCAATACAAGAAGAGGTGGATAAACTTCTGGCGGCAGGTTTCATTGAGCCATGTGACTACCCCGAATGGTTGGCAAACGTGGTAATGGTAAAAAAGTCAAGTGGGTCAtggagaatgtgcgtagatttcaccaACCTTAACAGAGCATGTCCGAAAGATTTCTACCCCCTGCCACGGATTGATAGGCTGGTAGACTCCACTAGCGGTCACGCAATGCTCAGTTTCCTAGATGCTTTCTCAGGGTATCATCAGGTCAGCCTGCATAAATCAGATAGGAAGAAGGCGGCCTTTATCACAGATGCAGGAGTTTTCTGTTATAAGGCGATGTCGTTCGGGTTGAAAAATGCAGGGGCAACATATCAAAGGCTGGTTGACAAGGTGTTTGCCGACCAAAAAGGCAGAAACGTGGAGGTCTATGTAGATGACTCTATCGTAAAAAGCCGGAAGGAGGAGGATCATGTTAGCGACCTCCGAGAAACTTTTGAAACTTTGAGAAAATACAGGatgaaattaaacccaaaaaaatgcgtcttcggagtAAGGTCGGGAAAATTCCTGGGTTTCTTGGTCAGCGAGCGTGGCATAGACGCCAACCCTGAAAAAGTAGAAGCAATCATCAATCTGCCGCAACCCAAGAGCGTAAAAGACATACAGCGGCTGACAGGAAAAATGGCCGCCTTAAACAGATTTGTGAGCAAGTCGGCAGATAAGCAAATGCCCTTCTTCACAACCCTGAGGCAAAACAAGAAGTTCAAATGGGGGCCGGCAGAGCAAGAGGCCTTTGAAGCTCTAAAAAGTCACTTAAAAAACCTGCCAACAATAGCAAGGGCAAAAGAGGGCGGCAAATTACAACTGTACATATCGGCGTCGCCAAAGACAGTTGCAGCAGTACTGGTAGCCGAAACAGAAAACAAAGGGCAGCAGCCGGTATATTTTGTGAGCCATGTGCTAAACGGCCCAGAAACAAGGTACACGTTGGTGGAAAAAATGGCATATGCAGTCCTCATCGCGGCTAGAAAGTTAAGACCATACTTTGATGCGCATACAATCGAAGTGCTAACAAACTTTCCTCTCGAAAAAGCCATCAGCAAGCTAGATACATCAGGCCGGTTGCTAAAATGGGCAATAGAGTTGTCCGAGTTTGACTTGGAATTCCGGCCAAGAACTGCAATCAAAGCCCAGGCATTGGCGGACTTCATAGTTGAAGCGTCATACCAAGAGGATGAAGTACAAGCTGAAGTATGGGATGTGTCAGTGGATGGCTCAGCTGCACAGACAGGCAGTGGGGCTGGAATAATCATGAAATCGCCAGCAGGAGACATTTTTGAGTATGCTATAAAGTTTACGTTTAACGCGTCAAATAACGAGGCAGAATACGAGGCAGCAATTGCCGGCATCCAAATGTGCCTCGCAGCAGATGCCAAAAGAGTAATACTGACAACAGACTCCCAGCTGGTAGCAAGTCAATTCAGCGGAGAATATGAGGCCAAAGAACCTTCGATGGTCAAATACCTGGAGAAGTTGAGGTCGGTGTCGGCTCAGCTAGAGAAATTCAGCATTAATCTGGTACCCCGAGCAGAGAACACACTGGCAGACGCCCTATCAAAGttagcaagttcaaatgtcGCTGACTTGAAAAGAACAGTCATGATGGAAGTCATGAATAAGCGAAGTACGGAGTCGGAGATAATACAGGTCATGGCCATCACAACCACCTCAGAATGGTACGATAATATCCAAACATACATACAGACTGGAGCCCTACCAGCAGATTTTGCAGAGGCCAAAAAGACAAGAAGGGACTCGGTTTGGTACATCATCCTGTGGGGACGGTTGTACAAAAAGTCATTTAGCCTGCCATTCTTAAGGTGCCTGACAGCATTCGAGTCAGCAACGCTGATCGAAGAGATGCACGAAGGAACATGTGGAAACCATGCCGGTGGAAAACCCCTTGCCATCATCTGTCAAAGGCAAGGCTATTACTGGCCAACAATGTTAGAAGATTGTCGAGCTTATGTAAAAAAGTGCGAGAAATGTCAAAAGTTTTCAGCTGTAATAAACTTGCCGGCCAATGATTTGATGCCCATTCTGAACCCAATCCCATTCGCACaatggggaatggatattgTTGGACCATTCCCAATGGCGGCTGGAGGGCGCAAGTTCTTGATAGTAGCAGTggactacttcaccaagtggatagaagcagagcCGGTAGCAAAAATAACGGCAAACCAGGTGAAAAAATTCatatggaaaaatataataacgAGATTCGGGCTGCCGCAGGCAATAGTTTTTGATCATGGATCACAGTTTGATTGTGCACCCATACAATGCTTCCTGGGATTATACAGAGTAAAGTTAGCTCACTCATCAGTATGTCACCCACAGAGCAATGGGCAAGCAGAGGCGGCGAATAAGCAAATCCTGGCTGCTCTGAAAAAGAAACTAGAAGACTGTAAAGGCAAATGGGCAGATCTTATGCCAGAAATTCTGTGGTGCAACAGAACTGCTATCAAGGAGGCTACCGGCGAGAGTCCGTTCAAATTGAGCTTCGGGTCTGAGGCTGTCATACCGGCAGAAATGGCTCTGCCAACCATGCGAATCCAGCACTACGATGAGGAGAGAAACGATCAGCTGCTGCGACACCAGTTGGATTTCATGCCAGAAATCCGCATGAAAGCAGAAGTAAGTTCGGCAGCATACAAAAGCAGAATGAGCAGagcatacaacaagaaagtgaaGCATCGGCCTCTAGGAGTGGGAGACCTGGTACTGCGGAGAACGGCGGCAACAGGAAAAGGAAATGCTCAAGGAAAGCTGACAGccaattgggaaggaccataccagaTATGGGAGGAAATAGTTCCTGGATCATACCGGTTAATGCAAATGGATGGTACCGCGCTCAAAAACTCCTGGAACGCCAGTACTCTGAGAAAGTACTATGTTTGA